The following proteins are encoded in a genomic region of Nicotiana sylvestris chromosome 4, ASM39365v2, whole genome shotgun sequence:
- the LOC138889877 gene encoding uncharacterized protein, with protein sequence MNKICDLFGFKQRNSFMYYVAAFNKMLCNLLKKVFSKSKRDWHERMEEALWAYRTTYHTPTQATPYSFVYGVETVLPLERQIPSLRFAIKEGLADEENARLCLEELEALDEKRLQDQQNLECYQARLSGSFNKKMSLRSFQVGDQVLVVKSPIITSR encoded by the coding sequence ATGAATAAGATATGTGATCTTTTTGGCTTCAAACAACGCAATTCCTTCATGTATTATGTTGCTGCATTTAACAAGATGCTCTGCAacttgttgaaaaaggttttCTCTAAGTCTAAGAGAGATTGGCATGAGAGAATGGAAGAAGCTCTTTGGGCATACAGGACCACATATCACACACCAACGCaagcgactccttattcatttGTTTATGGAGTTGAAACAGTCCTTCCACTTGAGCGTCAAATTCCATCGTTGCGGTTTGCCATTAAAGAAGGACTcgctgatgaagaaaatgctcggtTATGCCTTGAAGAATTGGAAGCACTTGATGAAAAGAGGCTACAAGATCAACAAAaccttgaatgttatcaagctcgccTGTCTGGATCTTTTAACAAAAAAATGAGCCTTAGATCTTTCCAAGTGGGTGACCAAGTTCTTGTGGTCAAAAGTCCTATTATTACCTCTCGTTGA
- the LOC138889878 gene encoding uncharacterized protein, which translates to MAEDCLDYARRCKACQFHVNFIHQPPEVLHPTVASWPFDAWGLDVVSPLPKYSGRHLFILAATDYFSKWAETVSLKEVKKENVANFIRVNIIYRFSIPRYILTDVVPPFSSRSPGFGIHGGITRFLLGIGYFEESPPNGLW; encoded by the coding sequence ATGGCGGAAGATTGTTTAGATTATGCTAGAAGGTGCAAAGCTTGCCAATTCCATGTTAACTTCATACATCAACCACCTGAAGTATTACACCCAACTGTTGCTTCTTGGCCATTTGATGCTTGGGGTTTGGATGTTGTTAGTCCATTACCAAAGTATTCTGGTAGACATCTATTCATTTTGGCCGCAACTGATTACTTCTCGAAGTGGGCTGAAACTGTttctcttaaggaagtaaagaaggaaaatgtggCTAACTTCATCCGAGTCAATATTATCTATCGCTTTAGCATTCCTCGATATATATTGACGgatgtcgtgccccctttttcctcgcggagtccgggtttcggcATTCATGGaggaataactcgtttccttttgggaattgggtattttgaagagtcgccacctaacggattatggtga